AGTCGATGTCCGTGAGCAGCCGGGCAGGGGCTGGGCGTGGTGGGCCCCACCAGGGAGCACTCCCCCAGACTGCAGAAGCCATATGACTCTGTCGTTTTGGAGCTAGGAAATACACAGAGGGGAGGAAGCCCAGACGGGCCATTCCTTTTGCTGCGGAAAACTGGCCCCCATTCTTTGCTCTTCCAGAGGCCAGGAGGGTTCCCAAGACACAGTGCGCCAATGGGTCTGCAGACGAAGGGCCCTATATTTAGTCTTGAAAGCGAACAAATAGATACCTTCTCCGTCCTTGCCCTTTCCTCGTATGCTGGTCCCCATCCCCATGGAACGGTTCACCTGACTCAGCAGGTAGAAGGTAGCTGGCCCCTCTGAAGGAATGCAGTAGCCTCCTTCGCTGTGCCTTGAATACGTCCCCTTACCTCTTTCAGAAGAGGGTAGTGGTTTGCAGCTTCCCTCTTAGGGTTAGCTACAAAGGCTGGGAAGTGAATGGAGAGGAGGATTCAACAGGTAACTTCTTCCTGCTGCCGGCAAGGCCACGCCCCTAAATTATAACCACGCCTCTTTTGGGAGACTGTCAGGGTGGTTCTGGACCAGCCCGGCCTCCAGTCAGAGTTCAGTCACTCCTTTCGCTCTGCGGAGATCTCGCGGCTATCCTGTGAGTTGTAGTTTGTCTTCAAAGCTACCAGGGCGTTGGGGCCACGCACCCACATCCTTTCCCGTTCCCTTGAAGTAGTGCCTGATGGAAGTTGTAGTTTCTATGGAGATAAACTCTGCTGTGTTTTTACAAGGCCAGGTCAACCGCACAAACACTCCTTGGGGTTAGAACAGAGGCCTAATAGGATGGATCTGAATAACAATAATGAGGGGCATACACTAGGGCATGCGGAGAAATAGGGGACTCTACATCTCACTTGGGAGTAGAGGCGCCCTGGTCATTTGAATCTAGAAGGGTTCTTGCATGCAATTATAACTTCAGATAGAGATGAGACTGCAAGCCTAGAAAGGTTGcacatgacttgcccaaggtcggaGCTGAGCCAGAGAGGTGTTGGAAATGGGCTCTCCAGCTGGGACGTATCTCCTTGGAATCGGTGGTGGTAACGTTAGACAAGAACACACCGATAGTGTGCATGTAGTGACCCAGGGATGGACATCTGACTCGGGGAAAGGACATATTAGTGTTGCCCACCTCAGACACACAAGTGGTGGCAGGGAAAACACTTTGGAATCTCGCAGCTTATGTGTGTATACGGAAGAGTTATCAGGACTGAAAATCAAGTCCAGAGGAAACCCCAGCTGGGCTAGGGCAGGGCAATGAAAAATTATCAGAGGAAGGAAATGGCTTTCAGCGACCAGTGCTATCATGGACACAGCTTAAGTCCAGGATGAAACTAGGAGCCAGAATAACAGGGCAGATAGATAGGACACCAGAGACACGCTCAGAGATTAGACCAATGCATACTGGACCAGGAATTCTTACATTCCTTTTTCCCAGGGTTCTGTCTCCAAAGTGAACTAGGCCTAAGTCCATGGGCAAGAAAATTAAGTGGAGACACCTCGAAAAAATTAGAGGCCTATGAAGGAGGGGACACTCAGAATCCAGGGCTCAATTTGGGGGGCCTAATACACAAGGTTTCCTACTCACTGACAAAGAGAGGTCTTCTCCCTCAGTAACCAAGAGCACCAAACAGAGCCCAGAATGGCGGAGGCAAGTTTCCATACATCTGCTCGTGACCCAAGAgaccagatgaggaaaactgaagccTAGGCTCTTTCTCACAGGCTGGGGAAATCAGGCATTGGGTGTCCATCCCTACATGTTACCTCCTCCCCAGAGGGTGGCTTCTGAGCCAacctaaaaagaaataagttttCTGCACTCTGGGGGAGCTTTAAGATGCTGGGGGTGGGTGACAGGGAAAGGAAAATTGCTCTAAACTCTAAAACACTGCTCTCCAATAGCATTTTccatgatgatggaaatgttctaaatctgTGCCGTCCAATGCAGTAGCCACTAGctccatgtggctactgagcacttagaAGATCATGACACTGAGGAAcagaaatttctgtttttttctggccAAGCCATGAAGCTTGCGGGGTCTGAGTTCaccaagcagggattgaaccccagccacatcagtgaaagcgccaagtcccaaCAACTGGACTACAAGGGAACAGAATTGGATGCCAGGGAAATTCTGTTCCCtgagaaagagaatttttaacttttcaacttaatttttaacagaattaattttccttaattttaactaatttacattctaataggcatttggctagtggctactgtaattGACAGTAGCAGCTATAGGGCCTTGGGGATAACAGATTTAGCTAGACAGTGATGGAGGGAAAGCAGGGATAGTTTAGGTGCTCATCAGGCCctgtgggatggggctgggggttgGATGTCCTCAAACAACCACAGAACACTTCTCTTGTCTCTTTATGCCTTATGATTATCTGTCCCCTCTTTTTCTAAGTTTCTCATCACACACTGATATTCCCACCCCTTGATTATCTCCGGTGAGTTGTTGGCTGTCTCTCGGGGAAGGCGCCTGAGAGACAGAGCTTCGCACCTGTCCCTGCCTGCTCTGAACTGTGTCTGGAAGGCGTCAAAGACCACATGCCCCAGCCGTGTGCCTGTCCCAGGACAGTAGGGTTTCCAGCTGGTTTGGGGAGGCATAGTCATCTGGCGATAATTCTGGCAGGCTGGAGGAACTGTATCCATGGGTTGGTACACCCAGTCTTGGCTGCCTGCTCGCCGGGAGGATGATTGCAGCTCAATCAGTACAGGTACCTCTGAGAAGGTTTGCAGGTCATTGTAGGCCCACTGAGCCTTGGCAGAGCAGGAGTTGTGACTGGGTGGGACAGAAGTCCATGGTATGTGCTGCCCTGCATCCTCCTTTCGAGGAACTGCCTCAGATATAAATGACTTTTGGGTCTGATGTCGGCCCCAAACTTGGACAGAGTCAGTTCCTAGAGGGTTCTTGTGAAGGCCAGGGTTTGGGATAAGGCATGAGTTGTTATGGAGGCCTGGTCTCTTAGATAAGCAGAGTCTTGAGTAAGGGCTGGACCCTTATGGGGGCCAGGATCTCGATTAATTTCTGAGTACTTGTGGAAGTTAGGGTCATGGGTATGATCTGAGCTCCTGTAAATTCCAGCATCTTGGGTAAGGCCACATCTCCTTTTGACTTCAGTGGCTTGGATAAGGCCTGGATTCTTATGGAGGTCAGAATCTTGAGTAAGGCCTTGGCTCCTGCAGACTCCAGAATCTTGGGTCAGACCTGGATTCTTGTAGTTTCCTGAGACTCGGGTAAAGCTTGAGCCGTTATGGAAGCGAGGGGTTTGCACAAGGCCTGGGCTCTTATGGAGACCAGATTCCTGGCAAAGGACTGAGCTCTTGTTGACTGCAGAGTCTCGGGCAGTGTATGGAGTCTTCTGTGGCCCAGAATCTTGTGTAAAGTCTGGACTCCTCGAGACTCCTGAATCTTGGGCATTACCTGTATTCTTGTCACATCCAGAATCTAGGGAAGGGTGTGGGCTACTATGGAAGCGAGTTTTTTGGGAGAGCTCTTGACGTTTATAGAGTACAGTCTCTTGGTTTCATTCTAGATTCCTATAGACCCCAGAATCATGCATAAAGCCTGAGCTTCTCTGAATGTAAGAACTTTGGAGAAATGATGTGTTCTTGTGGAGGCCAGAGGGTTGGGTGACATATGGCCTTTTAAAGAAACGTCCATATCGAGTAGAACCTAAGATCTTCTGGGAGCCAGAATCTTGGGTAATGACTGGATTCTTCTGAAGGTCAGAGTCTTGGGAAAGGCTTGGATTCTTGCAGCGGTAAGGGTATTCGGTAAGGCTTCAAAGTTTTTGGAGGTCTGGATCTTGCACAAGGCCTGGGTTCTTGGGGAGACCTGTGTCTCCAGTAAGGCCTTGGTTCTTGTGGAGGACCAGATTTGGGGTAAGGCCTGGGTTTCTGGAAACTCTACAGCCTTTTGAAGGGCCTGCGGTCCTTTGGAGGACAGAACCTTGGTTGTCGCCTAGACTCTCATGAAGTTCAGGGGGTTAGGGCTGGCTTGGTGTTTGGGAAGTAGTGGATaactggggagggatggggcccTGGGGAGAGAGGACAGACTGAGGAGACTTGGAGgttgggggaaaggtggggggttGTATTAAGGTGGAGGtcttctggtggttgctgtgtTGATGAAGGACAAAGGATCTGGGGGAAACGAGGCAGAGAAAGAGCGCATGGGGGAGGCATGGTGCATGGTGAGCTCTGGGCACTGGTCGGAGAATGGAAGCAAGGTTGAGAAGGTGCAGCATCCTTGGAGTACACCAGGAATTTGGGGTAGACTGGAGTCTGGGGGTCCGTGCTTCCCTTCTCAGAACTGCAAGGATGGAAGCTACAGTAAGGGAAGGTCTTGGACTGTACAGATCTGTCTTTGGCATCATTTGAGATCTTCCATTCCATATTCCCCAACTCCACGTAACCCAGTATGGATCCTGTGGAGGGCTTGGCACTGTCCCCACTACATTGCTTCAGTGTTTGCTCAGCTGTACCAGAGCTCACCAGACCATGCCCCTCTTGGGCCCTGGAGAGGGTACCCAAGTCCTTTGTGGAATACCCAGAGTATTGAGGGGGTACACATGGAATAAGTTCTGCTTTACACTGCGGGCATCATAGACCACATGGCCGGAGGAGAGGCTTTGGCTGAAGGCAGCCAAGGTAGAGGGAATAGAATCTAGGATGGGGGTATgggtggtggaagggactggagtGGTCGTCAGGGCCATGACCAGTGCTGGGACAGAGGTTGTGGCAGAGATCGGGACAGGGGCTGGTGTAGGGGCTAGGGCAGGAGTAGTAGCAGGGGCAGAAGTTGGGGGAGGGACCAGAGTGTTGGCATTGGTATAGGTCAGATGAGCATGGGTCAGGGTGCAGACAGAAGTGTGGCCCAGGGACTGGGCTGAGGCATGTGAGGGGGCCTGGGcttgggcctgggctggggtatGGGCTGAGGTATGCTCATGGACATGgacctgggcagggctgtgctcaagggtgagggctggggagggggtcttGGCCTGGGGGCTGGTGTGCTCATGGGGTGTGGAATGTGGAGCACGTCTGGGCCTGAGGTGGGGTGTGCTCAGAGGTGTGGGTCGAGGAAAAGTTCTGTGCTTTGGCAGGAGTGTTCCCAGTGGGGTGCACTAGGGAGAAGGCCTGGGCCTTGGCGGAAGTGTGCTCATGGGCGTGGCAATAATTCCTATTTGTATATGATGAAACATAGCATAACTACTTCTTCCATACTCTAAAGAAATCTCACTGTGGAAGATATCATGATTTATACTTTCATGGTTATATATGTGCTGCATCAGATACAAAACAgtaaatgctcattaaatacGTGTGTTAAGTGATCTTTATTTCTCTAGAAAGgtagcactattgacattttgggctggataattcttttctGTGGGAGGCTCTCCTGTACACTGttggatgtttagtagcatctctggcctctggccactagatgccagtagcatatAGAGTTCTGAcaagcaaaaatgtctccagacactaccaaatgtcaccTGCATGCAAAatcaccctggttgagaaccactgctgtataATGATTCACTCTGATCTGTGTAATAATTCTCACACTAATCTTTGCTAGAGACAAAAACGTTTTGCTTCAAAATTTTAGTAGTAATTTTaatcatatttcaaaatgagtaacaaattaattttataaaaaattaatctTTACACAAATtccaaatataataaagttatatttGTAATTTACATAAACTGCAAAAAAGTAGTGGTTCAAATGTACGTCTTTAGATAGACTGTATTTTATTGCAGGATAAATCTCTaggaaaagtaaaaggaaaatattgcCTCAATTAGCTATTAGATATCTAATTAGTAGGAATAACTAGTAGAGGttagaatgataataataaataagaagcTTTGGTCTAAACTCCAAACCTTAGGAATTATTATTTGAACCTTCCAGAGCCCCTAACCCTGTCTTCACCTCTCTTAAGAGTCTCACCTTCAAGATCTTCATAAATTAAATATACAACTATAGATCTTGATAGATTTTGGAGGTAATCTTTCCTGAGAGCAGAAGCATTGATTAGATTCCACCTTTTGTGGTCTCCTCAAATTCTAGATTATGTGCTCAAAATTTTTATCTctctatataattataatttctcATATTACAAGGAATATTCTTATATTTACACACTTCCCAGTATAGTTCTGTTTTTCTAGACCATTTCATggccagaagaaataaaagatgccCTTTCACACAACTTGAAAGGAAGTTACTCCTCTCATTAATATGTAACTTTAATTCAGTATTACACTTTCTATCATATtgacttttatttgaaaataactacTCTTGACTATAGCTGACTATCTTATTTCCATTGATTCCAGCTTAGTCTCTCATTTCACCTGGATGGGTATAACTGTCTTCTGACTGGTGTTTCCGTCTCTACCCTCTCCCTTTCTAAGCCATCCTCCCCGCAATCACCAGATTAACTCTCCAGAAGTGTTTCTCAAATACCAGCATCTCTTGTGAACTTATTGAAGATACAGATATTCAGCCCTACTCTGGACCTCTTGAATCAGTAACTATGGGGGTGGAGCTTGTGTTTTCACAAGCCCTCCAAGTGGTTGGTTCTGTTGCAGGCTAAAGCTTGTCCTAAATCTCTGCTGTGGTAACATGATAGCTTGCCATGTTATTCTTGGCTTGGGCTCCAAAGTCCTAGATGATCTGGCTCTAATCTCCTACTCTTCCCACTTGTACTCTACAGGTACTCAGAGTATTTTTCCTGGGTTTTGCCTTTCTCCCACTTTCCTTTTGCAAGCTTATTCTTCCCAAGATGTCTGACATTGATACCCAATGCCCCTTCGAGGTCCCATTTAAACAGCATTGCTCTAGTAATATCTTCCCTGACCCAATTCGAAGATTATTCCCCCTTTTGTGCTCCAATACCAACTTATAGCTCTCATTGCCcatattcatttctttctttaaatatagcTATTTTTGCAACCCATTTCCTCTGAGCATAAACTCCTTCAAAGTATGGACTAGATCCTGCTTATGTGCATCATCTATCATCTTTAAAGCCAATGCGTGGACATAAAGCAaactcaaatatttataaaatccaCAAATAGCTGGGGAGTGGATAGAAGGAggaaatgacttttaaaagaaatgtagttTTATTACTTCATGGTGCCTCCACAGCACTTTGTCATTATGGTTTGAGCTTATTATATGTTTATCTTCCCTGTGAGATCATGAGTTGCTAAAAGGAATCCTGTCTTAACCATATTCATGTTTACAACACTAGGCATAGTGCTTATTAGCATAtactttgtttgcttttttattgattcccttttttttaagaatgagaaTACTTATGCTAACATGAAATAATCAGATTATAAAGTATTTCATAGTCGAAGTAATGAAGGGCCTAGTCCACTGAGCAGTtatcttatttgtttttctccaaacTGTGTTTGTTAGGTTTGGAGCCCAGATGGCAGAGAAGTGACTAATATAAACGTGATTGCCCAGTAAGGCTTGGAAGTTTTGATAATTAAAAGAACTATTTTTATGGTCATGTGAGGCTCTTTATACCAAGTTCCCTTAAGCCTTTTAGAAGAATCTATTTGCTAAAGAGGATCATTAATTGGCTTAATAAGGATTAATGACATACACAGCTTTGGATGCCATGGACAAAGGACAAAAACTTAGCTTTTATAGCAAAAAACACAGTTATCTACTTAtccttaaataaaaagaaatactaggcaagcatttcctctttgataaagAAGctggagagggaattccctggcggtccaggtgttaggacttggcgcttccactgctggggacctgggttcaatccctggtcagggaactaagatcccacaagtcctGTGGCGTGgcccagaaaaacaaacaaacaaacaaacaaaaaacagaaaaaaacggctGGAGAGATTTTTGTTAGGGGCATTTCTGATATGCTTATTTAGTGTAAACATTTCTAAATATACCACTTAACCATCATCTTAAACATTCTTAATATTCGTCTCACAATGCCTGCATTGACACGCTTAACAGCAGTTTGTTCTTTTGGTAACTTAATGTGTTCTTGACAATACtgattctttttcaagatttttttttgatgtggatcatttttaaagtctttatttaatttcttacaatattgcttgttttttttatgttttggttttttggccatgaggcatgtgggatcttagctccctgaccagggattcaaccctcaccccctgcattggaaggcaaagtcttaaccaccagaccaccagggaagtcccttgacatTACTGTTTACATAATTCATctgcttaaatatttaaatgttaatttaatttaCATTAACTTATCAAAAGTTAGGAGTTAATGGCATTCATATTAATGtaagtgttctatgttttcttgTCCTGTAGGTGACAATTTGAGGTTAACTTTAATTCCTCTCATTTCACCTAACCAACTTTTTCAACCCTTTTCTGTAAAGGCcagataagtaaatattttaggctttgcaggccacataCAGTCTGTGtcacatatttttctttgtttctttttcttctcatttacaGCCCTTTGAAAATCACTTTTAACTTCTGGGCTGTATAAAAACAGACTGGGGGCCAGATTTGATCCATAGgtcataaacaaaatataaatacagaTGGAGAGTATATGAACAATTATATAACAAGGTTCCTGTGGGAGTCTATAATTGCTCAGACCTCATTACCAGTTTTCCTCTATAACTAAAGTGTGTTTTTCTATCTATACCTTGTTtatgtaattaaatattaaaaatggataGGAGATATTTAGTGCTAGTGATGGGCTGGGGACCTACACAGACTTACAGAATTGTATAATTTTATTACCAGACGAAATTGAAGAGATTATCTAACTTGAACCCCTTAATTACTTTATAGATACTCTACTTTATAGATAAGAACtcataaataaatatgataaatttACAAATATCGGATGGATAGCAAGCCTTCAAATGAGTCCTTATGTAATTCAGTCAAATAATTTTCACTGAGAATTCTGAAAAATGAAAAGGTTATTTCTAGATCAAAATGTGAAATAACTACAGCACTAACTCCTATATGTGGAGGAAAGCTGGTAATGGTGCCACCTAAACAACCTAATTCTTATTTCATTTAGGGATGGTGATTTCTGCTCTGTTTTCATTTAAACCTTCTTTTCACGTCCTCCTTTGTGTCCATCTCTCTCCATCACGCATgtgcacatgcgtgcacacacacacacaacaccccACACACTCTTCCCACCAAATCATAGAGTTAATGTCTACTCTCTAGATCACGATGTCTCTGTCAGAACCCAGCTCTGGGTGGCACCAACGTTGCAGAGCtgcccttccctcctgtctttgCCCAAACCTTACTGGGAAGTCCCACACAGAAGTGTATCAGGGCAAATGAAGCCatctgattttttcccccattgaaaattttttgaaaactaaaatgtgcataaaatatacataactgtTCAATAATTCAATTGAACAGCTCTTCAACTGTTTAATAATTACAAAACAGATCCCCACATAACACCATTCATGTCAAGAAACAATCCTGCCAGCATCCTAAAAGACCCCCATGTGCCCTTTTCCAATCAAAACCCTCTCTCTGACTTCCTAGAGGGAACCACCATCCTGACTTTAAgaataatttccttgctttttaaatgtagttttgccttttctctaTCAGCCATAAACAACACAGTTTAGCCTTGCTTCTTCTTGaactttatataagtggaatcatattacatgtattattttccacattgcttctttcattcaacattattttgtaaatttattttatttttgtctgtagtAATGTAGTGTTGCATGTCCAACTACATAAGGCTTGTGAGTATTTGAAAGTGGCGAATGTGACTAAGGAGTtgaacttttaatttaattaatttcaattattttaaaattaaaattttaaaacctgatACGCAATGTAATTACTGGAAAATGTTTATGTTAGCAACAATTTGCATATGTGATACTACTTTTTACActataaattttatgaaatctaaataccGATCAAGTATTTGCAATAAAATTTAGCAACCAAATTATGATTTCAAAGTGTTAGTATGGGGAAAAAAGTAgattcattaattttatatcgATTACATGTTGATATGATAATACTttggatatttttaaatacttagtatgaaaaaaatgtagaatatcttattaatgtatataatgattacatgttaaaatgataatatttgggaTATAAGGGTTAAGTAAAAgatattaacatttatttcatctgtttcattttacttttatttttaagtggctACCAGAAAATTTAAGATTACTTACGTGGCTTGCATTATGTTTCTGATGAACTGTATGACATCTAAGTATGATTATACCACAGATTATTCATTCAACTGTTGGTGTATACtgagatttttctaatttttatttattaaaaacaatactgCTTTGAACATTCTTGTCTTTGTATCCTGATAGATATTTGCCTGAGTTTGTCTAGGATGTAATAGGGATACAAAATTGTTTCCTAAGAAGTTGTGCTATTTCAAGTTGGCAGATTGAAACATGTCAAGTCTCTACCCCTTCAACTTCCACCAAAATCCTTAAGAATGATAGAAAAGATATAACTAAAAAATCACAACCTTAGCTCAATGTGTGGGAGAAGCTCCACAAATGCTCCCCTACCAGAAATGTCCCGGAGCTACCTACAGGGTGATCAGTTGGAATAGTGCAGTAGGAGCAGCCTACAACACACATCAACCCCACATCTTCCCTCCTTGATCCAGGCAACAAAATGTGTCTTCCTCTAGGCAGGAGCAATTGGTGTTAGAAAGGGGGTAAGGTCCCAGAACTCTGGAAGAACGGTATGCACTCCCTGACTAGCCACCAGAAGGCACCTTCCACCTCTGCCTTATTCTCGGGGTAACCCATTGGGAGTTATAAGCCACAGCAGCTCATTTCACTTCTCCCCCAAAGCTGGGAAACAAACGTAGTAGAATCTCAACTACAAAGCTGAATTACACTCAGGAATGACCAAACAATGTGAGAAAGCCAACTCCATTAAggacagattaaaaaaacaaacataagagtTTATAGCCAATGAATCAGCCTTAACAAAGCACAAGAGGAACTTAGGATAGCACAATTATTTCTCTCAGACTGATGTAAGCAGATAGTGCTTCCATTAATCAACTCAAGAATATACGAATAAAAAGCATtagcaataataaataaaactcagTATATGAGCAGCAGAAATGACAGTTaaagaataaatcaggaaagtgAGAGATCCAGCCAATGACTTCTCCAGAATGCAGAATGAAGGGAGCAGGAACGATTCACAGTCAATCCTGACGCCTGGGTCTGCCCGAGGAATGTTAAGCCCTTTGCTTCTGTTGTTCTCAAAATAAAGACTAGGAACAtgctgtggggaggagggggtggtgtTTTGCACCTGTTTCTTATATCTGATAAACAGGAAGGCACATAGCCAGTATCCCAAGAGTGGAGTGAGGGAGTGGTAGAGACAGCCAGTACAGAAGAAACTCTATAAGATGTCAAAGGTAGGTTTCTCTTGCCTGGAAGAATCCCCTTCCTTGCAGGTGATATTAACAGTGCTACATCCTTCAGGAGCCTTGAGGATCTGAGCACAGGCTATGTTGCCTTGTGAAACTTTTTCCACTGTGTTCTGCATTTAAAACCTTCTGCTTTTAACTCACAGTGTATCTTGGtcacatatttatattaattcCAACTCATAACTTAATTCCAGCTCATAAATTAATTCTTTACTCATAGCTTATGAGAATTAAAATATTACTACCTGGAAACTCTGCAACTCAGTTATTAAAGTGTTTCATACTATACAGAATATagtcacacacatttttaaaagatcactaaaacaaaaacacaaaagactTCAATTCCCACAAAGAACTCTTGGAGCCATGAGCTTGCTTCAAAGACCCTGACCTCtttgaaatttaccattttagaagGAATCGCAGTGATTGTCAGAATACATGTTAGGGGGAATGGTCAACAGATGGTGCTAAGATTGATTGCTTTCTCACCTCTAAGTAGTGGTTTCATATTTCCATGGAAatgatccaaaaagaaaaaaaaaacaaatcaatatgTCCAATGACATGTATGCTAACCCTATTCCTACCTTCAAAGGTAGGAAAAAACTCTACCTCCCCATATCACATAACAAAACTGTAAGTATATACCATAATTGATATACAAACGTCACAGGAAATCATGGTGTATGAAAAGAAGCTACACAAAAGTGGAACTCATATATACTAATTATAATTTTGAACGTTGACAAGGATTCAGTAAGTACAGCAAAGTGACGGGGATGATCCTCAACTCTTTATGACACTGTCTTCTCTGATTGGCTCATGCCCATATCAGACTGGTTAGAGTTTGAATATCATGGTAGGACAGGGGGTAACGAAACAGTATGCATTTCAAATTAATGGGGTTTCTTTCTGTCAACTTTTTCGGATGACAGgagagtaaaatttttaaaaaataacaatgat
Above is a genomic segment from Mesoplodon densirostris isolate mMesDen1 chromosome 18, mMesDen1 primary haplotype, whole genome shotgun sequence containing:
- the LOC132479213 gene encoding LOW QUALITY PROTEIN: uncharacterized protein SPEM3-like (The sequence of the model RefSeq protein was modified relative to this genomic sequence to represent the inferred CDS: inserted 4 bases in 3 codons; substituted 3 bases at 3 genomic stop codons); protein product: MGPPRYLHSHLRRLNLCQFNRRLQPNLQKPHTSPQAKTPSPALTLEHSPAQVHVHEHTSAHTPAQAQAQAPSHASAQSLGHTSVCTLTHAHLTYTNANTLVPPPTSAPATTPALAPTPAPVPISATTSVPALVMALTTTPVPSTTHTPILDSIPSTLAAFSQSLSSGHVVYDARSVKQNLFHVXPPQYSGYSTKDLGTLSRAQEGHGLVSSGTAEQTLKQCSGDSAKPSTGSILGYVELGNMEWKISNDAKDRSVQSKTFPYCSFHPCSSEKGSTDPQTPVYPKFLVYSKDAAPSQPCFHSPTSAQSSPCTMPPPCALSLPXVSPRSFVLHQHSNHQKTSTLIQPPTFPPTSKSPQSVLSPQGPIPPQLSTTSQTPSQPXPPELHESLGDNQGSVLQRTAGPSKGCRVSRNPGLTPNLVLHKNQGLTGDTGLPKNPGLVQDPDLQKLXSLTEYPYRCKNPSLSQDSDLQKNPVITQDSGSQKILGSTRYGRFFKRPYVTQPSGLHKNTSFLQSSYIQRSSGFMHDSGVYRNLEXNQETVLYKRQELSQKTRFHSSPHPSLDSGCDKNTGNAQDSGVSRSPDFTQDSGPQKTPYTARDSAVNKSSVLCQESGLHKSPGLVQTPRFHNGSSFTRVSGNYKNPGLTQDSGVCRSQGLTQDSDLHKNPGLIQATEVKRRCGLTQDAGIYRSSDHTHDPNFHKYSEINRDPGPHKGPALTQDSXLSKRPGLHNNSCLIPNPGLHKNPLGTDSVQVWGRHQTQKSFISEAVPRKEDAGQHIPWTSVPPSHNSCSAKAQWAYNDLQTFSEVPVLIELQSSSRRAGSQDWVYQPMDTVPPACQNYRQMTMPPQTSWKPYCPGTGTRLGHVVFDAFQTQFRAGRDRCEALSLRRLPRETANNSPEIIKGEGGYCIPSEGPATFYLLSQVNRSMGMGTSIRGKGKDGEAPARLLTDIDFCSGAQQQELTQLIQELGVQASWSEGPKPGPDLLQAKDFACYGGI